From a region of the Arvicanthis niloticus isolate mArvNil1 chromosome 6, mArvNil1.pat.X, whole genome shotgun sequence genome:
- the Cdk5r1 gene encoding cyclin-dependent kinase 5 activator 1, translating to MGTVLSLSPSYRKATLFEDGAATVGHYTAVQNSKNAKDKNLKRHSIISVLPWKRIVAVSAKKKNSKKAQPNSSYQSNIAHLNNENLKKSLSCANLSTFAQPPPAQPPAPPASQLSGSQTGVSSSVKKAPHPAITSAGTPKRVIVQASTSELLRCLGEFLCRRCYRLKHLSPTDPVLWLRSVDRSLLLQGWQDQGFITPANVVFLYMLCRDVISSEVGSDHELQAVLLTCLYLSYSYMGNEISYPLKPFLVESCKEAFWDRCLSVINLMSSKMLQINADPHYFTQVFSDLKNESGQEDKKRLLLGLDR from the coding sequence ATGGGCACGGTGCTGTCCCTGTCCCCCAGCTATCGGAAGGCCACACTGTTTGAGGATGGCGCGGCCACCGTAGGCCACTACACGGCCGTGCAGAACAGCAAGAACGCCAAGGACAAGAACCTGAAGCGGCACTCCATCATCTCGGTGCTGCCTTGGAAGAGGATCGTGGCGGTGTCAGCGAAGAAGAAGAACTCCAAGAAGGCGCAGCCCAACAGCAGCTACCAGAGCAACATCGCGCACCTCAACAATGAGAACCTGAAGAAGTCGCTGTCTTGTGCCAACCTGTCCACATTCGCCCAGCCCCCGCCGGCCCAGCCGCCCGCGCCCCCAGCCAGCCAGCTTTCTGGCTCCCAGACTGGGGTCTCCTCTTCTGTCAAGAAGGCCCCGCACCCTGCCATCACCTCTGCAGGGACACCCAAACGGGTCATCGTCCAGGCGTCCACCAGTGAGCTGCTGCGCTGCCTGGGTGAATTTCTCTGCCGCCGGTGCTACCGCCTGAAGCACTTGTCCCCAACGGACCCCGTGCTCTGGCTGCGCAGCGTGGACCGCTCCCTGCTTCTGCAGGGCTGGCAAGACCAGGGTTTCATCACACCGGCCAATGTGGTCTTCCTCTACATGCTCTGCAGGGATGTTATCTCCTCTGAGGTAGGCTCGGACCACGAGCTCCAGGCTGTCCTGCTGACCTGTCTGTACCTCTCCTATTCCTACATGGGCAATGAAATCTCCTACCCGCTCAAGCCCTTCCTGGTGGAGAGCTGCAAGGAAGCCTTTTGGGACCGTTGCCTCTCAGTTATCAACCTCATGAGCTCCAAGATGCTGCAGATCAATGCTGACCCACACTATTTCACACAAGTGTTCTCTGACTTGAAGAACGAGAGCGGTCAGGAGGACAAGAAGCGACTCCTCCTGGGGCTCGATCGGTGA